Proteins co-encoded in one Coregonus clupeaformis isolate EN_2021a chromosome 17, ASM2061545v1, whole genome shotgun sequence genomic window:
- the LOC121560744 gene encoding nanos homolog 2-like, producing MWSSRRLYMIFAKITMQRNLIAEESSLAPPPTHYFDMWHDYMNLGRLLEKLCDVADQTETSYTQLKEQVPDAEDQTGRQEQPWFRLNSIGTESLSSASSISDNTSHSMASGDYCGFCKQNGETAEIYRSHKLKSKDGKVICPILRTYICPMCAATGDKAHTRRYCPQRNEVVPKYRWAVE from the coding sequence ATGTGGAGTTCCAGACGCCTGTACATGATTTTCGCGAAGATTACAATGCAAAGAAACCTCATCGCTGAGGAGAGCAGCCTCGCCCCGCCCCCGACCCATTATTTCGACATGTGGCATGACTACATGAACCTAGGGAGGCTGCTGGAGAAACTGTGTGACGTCGCAGATCAGACAGAGACCTCCTATACCCAGCTGAAGGAGCAAGTACCGGACGCCGAGGACCAGACCGGTCGCCAGGAGCAACCGTGGTTTCGTCTGAACTCGATCGGGACTGAGAGCCTGAGTTCTGCAAGCAGCATTTCAGACAACACGAGCCACAGCATGGCTTCCGGCGATTACTGCGGCTTCTGCAAGCAAAATGGAGAAACGGCAGAGATCTACCGGAGCCACAAACTGAAATCCAAAGACGGCAAAGTCATCTGCCCCATTCTGAGGACCTACATTTGTCCTATGTGTGCCGCCACCGGAGACAAAGCTCACACGCGCCGATACTGCCCACAGCGCAACGAAGTAGTGCCGAAATACCGGTGGGCTGTGGAGTAG